The following are encoded in a window of Solidesulfovibrio magneticus RS-1 genomic DNA:
- the rsfS gene encoding ribosome silencing factor yields MSVKSADANIAPAAKAAQVAAWLYEKKAKEIQAVDVTGLSPICEAMVMASAGSARQAQALADHVLARCGEFGYSYLGQEGYRLGQWVLLDLNDVLVNIFMGDQRSFYNLEGLWSEGKPIALRLAPAAKAAAPGTADAADTADDEDDDPESDA; encoded by the coding sequence ATGTCCGTCAAATCCGCTGATGCCAACATCGCTCCCGCCGCCAAGGCCGCCCAGGTCGCTGCCTGGCTCTACGAAAAGAAAGCCAAAGAAATACAGGCGGTAGACGTTACAGGCCTGAGCCCCATCTGCGAGGCCATGGTCATGGCCTCGGCCGGCAGCGCCCGGCAGGCCCAGGCCCTGGCCGACCATGTCCTGGCCCGCTGCGGCGAGTTCGGCTATTCCTACCTCGGCCAGGAAGGCTACCGCCTCGGCCAGTGGGTGCTGCTCGACCTCAACGACGTCCTGGTCAACATCTTCATGGGCGACCAGCGTTCCTTCTACAATCTCGAAGGCCTGTGGTCCGAGGGCAAGCCCATTGCCCTGCGTCTGGCCCCGGCGGCCAAGGCCGCGGCCCCCGGCACAGCCGACGCCGCCGATACCGCCGATGACGAAGACGACGATCCCGAGAGCGACGCATGA
- a CDS encoding phenylacetate--CoA ligase family protein translates to MIFDMDTETLPREELEALQLKRLQSLCERVYANVAFYRRAFDEAGIKPGDVKSLADLRYLPFTEKQDMRNHYPFGLFAVPKDNVVRIHASSGTTGRATVVGYTQRDVNNWATMMARSFMAAGASRRDIIHVAYGYGLFTGGLGAHYGAERLGATTIPMSGGSTRRQVMLLRDFGATVLCCTPSYSLVLYEAALESGIDFKELPLRVGVFGAEPWTDEMRRDIEQKMGIKAIDIYGLSEIMGPGVGIECIEAQNGAHLQEDHFLCEVIDPVTKEPVGPGEAGELVITTLTKEAQPLIRYRTRDITRLVKTPCKCGRTFARMQRVQGRSDDMLIIRGVNVFPSQIESILLETEGLTPHYQLVVRREGNLDTLSVQVEVDEKIFSDEIKGLQRLENKIQKNIKEFLGVTTQVKLVEPRGIQRSEGKAKRILDLRNEGK, encoded by the coding sequence ATGATTTTTGACATGGATACCGAAACCCTGCCCCGCGAGGAACTCGAAGCCTTGCAACTCAAACGGTTGCAAAGCCTGTGCGAGCGGGTCTACGCCAACGTGGCCTTCTACCGCCGGGCCTTTGACGAGGCGGGCATCAAGCCGGGCGACGTGAAAAGCCTGGCCGACCTGCGCTACCTGCCGTTTACCGAAAAGCAGGACATGCGCAACCACTATCCCTTCGGGCTTTTTGCGGTGCCCAAGGACAACGTGGTGCGTATCCACGCCTCCTCGGGCACCACCGGCCGGGCCACCGTCGTCGGCTACACCCAGCGCGACGTGAACAACTGGGCCACCATGATGGCCCGTTCGTTCATGGCCGCCGGGGCCTCGCGCCGCGACATCATCCACGTGGCCTACGGCTATGGTCTTTTCACCGGCGGACTCGGCGCCCACTACGGCGCCGAACGCCTGGGCGCCACCACCATCCCCATGTCCGGCGGCAGCACCCGCCGTCAGGTCATGCTGCTGCGCGACTTCGGGGCCACGGTCCTTTGCTGCACGCCCTCCTACAGCTTGGTGCTCTACGAAGCAGCTCTGGAATCCGGCATCGATTTCAAGGAGCTGCCCCTGCGCGTGGGCGTGTTCGGAGCCGAGCCCTGGACCGACGAGATGCGCCGTGACATCGAACAGAAAATGGGCATCAAGGCCATCGACATCTACGGTCTGTCCGAGATCATGGGGCCGGGCGTGGGCATCGAGTGCATCGAGGCCCAAAACGGGGCCCACCTCCAGGAAGACCATTTCCTGTGCGAGGTCATCGACCCCGTGACCAAGGAGCCGGTGGGCCCGGGCGAGGCCGGCGAACTGGTCATCACCACGCTGACCAAGGAAGCCCAGCCGCTCATCCGCTACCGCACCCGCGACATCACCCGGCTGGTCAAGACCCCCTGCAAGTGCGGCCGCACTTTTGCCCGAATGCAGCGCGTCCAGGGCCGCAGCGACGACATGCTCATCATTCGCGGGGTCAACGTGTTCCCCTCCCAGATCGAGAGCATCCTGCTCGAAACCGAGGGTCTCACCCCGCACTACCAGCTCGTGGTGCGCCGTGAGGGCAATCTTGATACGCTCTCCGTACAGGTCGAGGTCGACGAGAAAATCTTCTCCGACGAGATCAAGGGCCTGCAGCGCCTGGAAAACAAGATCCAGAAGAACATCAAGGAATTCCTGGGTGTGACCACCCAGGTCAAGCTGGTCGAGCCGCGGGGCATCCAGCGCTCCGAAGGCAAGGCCAAGCGCATCCTCGACCTGCGAAACGAGGGCAAGTAG
- a CDS encoding ACT domain-containing protein has product MKAEQISIFLENRAGRLEEVTRVLAEAGISIRALSLADTSDFGILRLIVSDHEKAKVALKENGFTVGRNAVVAVEVSDKPGGLHAILSLLCSGGVNVEYMYAFVHQCERSAVIIFRFDRTDQAIELLQKNNITIIPGEKLYSI; this is encoded by the coding sequence ATGAAAGCCGAACAGATTTCCATTTTCCTGGAGAACCGGGCCGGCCGCCTGGAAGAAGTGACCCGGGTCCTGGCCGAGGCCGGCATCAGCATCCGCGCCCTGTCCCTGGCCGACACCTCGGACTTCGGCATCCTGCGCCTCATCGTCAGCGACCACGAGAAAGCCAAGGTCGCGCTCAAGGAAAACGGCTTCACCGTGGGCAGAAACGCCGTGGTGGCCGTGGAGGTTTCGGACAAGCCCGGCGGCCTGCACGCCATCCTGAGCCTTTTGTGCTCGGGCGGGGTCAACGTGGAATACATGTACGCCTTCGTGCACCAGTGCGAGCGTTCGGCGGTCATCATCTTCCGTTTCGATCGCACCGACCAGGCCATTGAGCTTTTGCAGAAAAACAACATCACCATCATCCCCGGCGAAAAGCTCTACAGCATCTAA
- a CDS encoding RtcB family protein, with amino-acid sequence MARLIPKDAFTWELPQTGTMRVPAVFYGDKAAAKALEADVLRQLANVASLPGVVGPVVALPDAHPGFGFPIGCVAAFDPEAGGVISAGGVGFDIACGVRTLLTDLSVEDIAPARDRIADALFARVPCGVGQGGALRLSDKDMDRMLRHGAAWAVGQGYGEAADLAHCEEGGTMAGADPGQVSATAKERQRDELGSLGSGNHYLEVQWVEDILDRASADAYGLRPGQVVVSIHCGSRGLGHQVATDHMAAMRRAAPGHDIVLPDPDLACAPVASAEGQAYLGAMRAAVNCALAGRQVITHLVREVFAGLFPGCRLPLLFDVSHNTCKAERHGAGGRPRTLYVHRKGATRAYGTGHPDLPDFCRDVGQPVIIGGSMGTASYVLAGGTEAAALSFASACHGAGRAMGRKQAAKSFPSREVLAELDHIGVALRAKSLRGVGEEAPGAYKDIDSAAAAAQALGLAVITARLRPLACIKG; translated from the coding sequence ATGGCACGCCTGATCCCCAAAGACGCCTTCACCTGGGAACTCCCCCAAACCGGAACCATGCGGGTCCCGGCCGTTTTTTACGGCGACAAGGCGGCGGCCAAGGCCCTGGAGGCCGATGTCCTCAGACAGCTCGCCAATGTCGCCAGCCTGCCCGGCGTGGTCGGACCGGTGGTCGCCCTGCCCGACGCCCATCCCGGCTTCGGTTTTCCCATCGGCTGCGTGGCCGCCTTCGATCCCGAGGCCGGCGGCGTGATCTCCGCCGGCGGTGTGGGCTTCGACATCGCCTGCGGGGTGCGCACCCTGCTGACCGATCTCTCGGTGGAGGACATCGCCCCGGCGCGCGACCGGATCGCCGACGCGCTTTTCGCCCGGGTGCCCTGCGGCGTGGGCCAAGGCGGCGCGCTGCGTCTTTCCGACAAGGACATGGACCGGATGCTGCGCCACGGCGCGGCCTGGGCCGTTGGCCAGGGCTACGGCGAGGCGGCCGACTTGGCCCACTGTGAGGAAGGCGGGACCATGGCCGGGGCCGACCCGGGGCAAGTTTCGGCCACGGCCAAGGAACGCCAACGCGACGAGCTCGGCAGCCTGGGCTCGGGCAACCATTATCTTGAAGTGCAGTGGGTGGAAGACATTCTCGACCGGGCCTCGGCCGACGCCTATGGCCTGCGCCCGGGCCAGGTTGTGGTCTCGATCCACTGCGGTTCCCGGGGCCTGGGGCATCAGGTGGCGACCGACCACATGGCCGCCATGCGCCGGGCCGCGCCCGGCCACGACATCGTCCTGCCCGACCCGGACCTGGCCTGCGCCCCGGTGGCCTCGGCCGAGGGCCAAGCCTATCTCGGGGCCATGCGCGCCGCCGTCAACTGCGCCCTGGCCGGCCGGCAGGTCATCACCCACCTCGTACGCGAGGTTTTTGCAGGACTGTTTCCCGGCTGTCGGCTGCCGCTTCTATTCGACGTCTCCCACAACACCTGCAAGGCCGAGCGCCACGGCGCAGGCGGCCGGCCCCGCACGCTGTACGTCCACCGCAAGGGCGCGACCCGGGCCTACGGTACGGGCCATCCCGACTTGCCCGATTTCTGCCGCGACGTCGGCCAGCCGGTCATCATCGGCGGCAGCATGGGCACGGCCTCCTACGTGCTGGCCGGGGGAACCGAGGCGGCGGCGTTGTCCTTCGCCTCGGCCTGTCACGGAGCCGGCCGGGCCATGGGGCGCAAACAGGCCGCCAAAAGCTTCCCGTCCCGGGAGGTGCTGGCCGAGCTTGACCACATTGGCGTGGCCCTTCGGGCCAAGAGCCTGCGAGGGGTTGGCGAGGAGGCTCCGGGAGCCTACAAGGATATAGACTCGGCGGCCGCCGCCGCCCAGGCCCTGGGCCTTGCCGTCATAACCGCCAGGCTTCGTCCCCTGGCCTGCATCAAGGGGTGA
- a CDS encoding response regulator codes for MLESLIRETDALETLTGDALLLVDRDGIILHATALASCFYGLPAPQLTGLPLGLALNDSAAREICLPATGRPALVRWEPLPGHGHSLRRVLLRDLTPLRAAKTKLEEAREAAKAGERAKSHFLANITHEIRTPMIGILGMTELAMATELSPKQREYLEMARHSAQSLLTVLNDIVDYARIETGAFELARTPFSLRETVEEVISVFRPLAAKKGLSLTYRCIGAVPQTLVGDPSRLRQVLINLVGNAVKFTDAGSVVLAVARIGGGQANDQTRLRFEVRDTGIGIPGDKIKAIFDSFTQADVSPARRYQGAGLGLAIVRQLVEMMQGSYNVASEEGKGSVFTIEADFSLPVSLESLRPAREPAAPAKARPLTVLLAEDNPINQIYVQELLEMDGHEVVVAHTGRRALEALRKKRFDAVLMDIQMPEMDGIEATRAIRSDASGDFDPAIPIVALTAHALKGDRETFLRAGMNEYLSKPVSPADLEAALGRVTGGAPASEQPQDASAEPAGQILDWTELLAKARGNTGFLMKLFGAFVAEQPGNLAAMQNALDEKDLPHLAFLAHSLKGAAATMCAPALRDASHDLERAARADDQPWAARALDALARNLDTVLAAMRAKLSAE; via the coding sequence ATGCTCGAAAGCCTTATCCGCGAAACCGACGCCCTGGAAACCCTCACCGGCGACGCCTTGCTGCTGGTGGACCGCGACGGCATCATTTTGCACGCCACGGCCCTGGCCTCGTGTTTTTACGGTCTGCCGGCCCCCCAGCTCACCGGCCTCCCCCTGGGCCTGGCCCTCAATGACTCGGCAGCCCGGGAAATCTGCCTGCCCGCCACCGGCCGGCCGGCCCTGGTGCGCTGGGAACCCCTGCCCGGCCACGGCCATTCCCTGCGCCGGGTGTTGCTGCGCGACCTCACGCCCCTTCGCGCCGCCAAGACCAAGCTGGAGGAAGCCCGCGAGGCAGCCAAGGCCGGAGAGCGGGCCAAGAGCCATTTCCTGGCCAACATCACCCACGAGATTCGTACGCCCATGATCGGCATCCTGGGCATGACCGAGCTGGCCATGGCCACGGAACTCTCGCCCAAGCAGCGGGAATATCTGGAGATGGCCCGCCATTCGGCCCAGTCGCTTTTAACCGTCCTCAACGACATCGTGGACTATGCCCGCATTGAGACCGGGGCCTTCGAACTGGCCCGCACGCCTTTTTCCCTGCGCGAGACCGTGGAAGAGGTCATCAGCGTCTTTCGCCCCCTGGCCGCCAAGAAGGGCTTGTCGCTGACCTACCGCTGCATCGGGGCCGTGCCCCAGACCCTGGTTGGCGACCCCAGCCGGCTGCGCCAGGTGCTCATCAACCTCGTTGGCAACGCGGTCAAATTCACCGACGCCGGCAGCGTGGTCCTGGCCGTGGCCCGCATCGGGGGCGGCCAGGCCAACGATCAGACCCGGCTGCGCTTCGAGGTGCGCGACACCGGCATCGGCATCCCCGGGGACAAGATCAAGGCGATTTTCGACAGCTTCACCCAGGCCGACGTGTCGCCCGCCCGCCGCTACCAGGGGGCGGGGCTGGGGCTGGCCATTGTGCGCCAGCTCGTGGAAATGATGCAGGGTTCCTACAACGTCGCCAGCGAGGAAGGCAAAGGGAGCGTTTTCACCATCGAGGCCGATTTCAGCCTGCCCGTCAGCCTGGAATCCCTGCGCCCGGCCCGGGAACCGGCCGCGCCGGCCAAGGCCCGGCCGCTGACCGTCCTTTTGGCCGAGGACAATCCCATCAATCAGATTTACGTGCAGGAACTGCTGGAAATGGACGGCCATGAGGTGGTGGTGGCCCACACCGGCCGGCGGGCGTTGGAGGCGCTGCGCAAGAAACGCTTCGACGCCGTGCTCATGGACATCCAGATGCCCGAGATGGACGGCATCGAGGCCACCCGGGCCATCAGGAGCGATGCAAGCGGCGACTTCGATCCGGCCATCCCCATCGTGGCTCTGACCGCCCATGCCCTCAAGGGCGACCGGGAGACGTTTCTGCGAGCCGGCATGAACGAATACCTGAGCAAGCCCGTCAGCCCCGCCGACCTGGAAGCGGCCCTTGGCCGGGTCACCGGGGGCGCGCCCGCATCCGAACAGCCCCAGGACGCCTCGGCCGAACCGGCCGGCCAGATCCTCGACTGGACCGAGCTTCTCGCCAAAGCCCGAGGCAACACCGGTTTTCTCATGAAGCTTTTCGGGGCCTTCGTGGCCGAACAACCCGGCAATCTGGCCGCCATGCAAAACGCCCTGGACGAAAAAGACTTGCCCCATCTGGCCTTCCTGGCCCATTCGCTCAAGGGTGCGGCGGCCACCATGTGCGCCCCGGCCCTGCGCGACGCCAGCCACGACCTGGAACGGGCGGCCCGGGCCGACGACCAGCCCTGGGCCGCCCGGGCCCTGGACGCCCTGGCCCGGAACCTGGACACGGTGCTGGCCGCCATGCGCGCCAAGCTTTCGGCGGAGTAA
- a CDS encoding TrmH family RNA methyltransferase yields MRDCITERRVRRIEEVLSRRQTDLTLVINNIHDPHNVSAILRSCDAFGIHRVHLLYTDTAFPALGKKSSGSAKKWVETVRHKDAASLAAALKGQGFRLVATSFTETAVPLQKWDLTTKTAIILGNEHSGVDEDLAPHVDGALYIPMMGMVQSLNVSVAAAVILYEGFRQLEAAGRYGAPCIEAEEMARLVKLWCSK; encoded by the coding sequence ATGCGCGACTGCATCACCGAGCGCCGGGTTAGGCGCATTGAGGAAGTCCTGTCCAGACGTCAGACCGATCTGACCCTGGTCATCAACAACATTCACGATCCCCACAACGTGTCGGCGATCCTTCGAAGCTGCGACGCGTTCGGCATCCACCGGGTGCATCTGCTCTACACCGACACGGCCTTTCCGGCCTTGGGCAAGAAGTCCTCGGGTTCGGCCAAAAAATGGGTGGAGACCGTGCGCCACAAGGACGCCGCTTCCTTGGCCGCGGCGCTCAAGGGCCAAGGCTTTCGGCTTGTGGCCACGAGCTTCACCGAAACGGCCGTGCCCTTGCAGAAGTGGGATCTCACCACGAAAACGGCCATTATTCTGGGCAACGAGCACAGCGGGGTGGACGAGGATCTGGCCCCCCACGTGGACGGAGCGCTCTATATCCCCATGATGGGCATGGTGCAAAGCCTAAACGTGTCCGTGGCCGCGGCCGTCATCCTTTATGAGGGCTTCCGCCAGCTCGAAGCCGCCGGCCGCTACGGCGCGCCCTGCATCGAAGCCGAGGAAATGGCCCGCCTGGTCAAGCTGTGGTGCAGCAAATAA
- the panB gene encoding 3-methyl-2-oxobutanoate hydroxymethyltransferase codes for MPRTTAPDVAAAKGVRKIVMLAAYDFTSARLAEAAGVDVILVGDSLAMVVLGHDDTLSVTMEEMLHHVRAVARGAGTALVVADMPFMSYQASVEMAVTNAGRFLKEGRAGAVKVEGGRAIVPQVRAMVAAGIPVLGHVGLTPQHVAALGGFKVQSKTAEAAAELVADAAALAEAGCFAVVLECIPAPVAAAVTRTVPIPTIGIGAGPDCDGQVLVFHDVLGLYDRMRPRFVKQFGELGKQAVTALTGYAEAVRNSDFPGAEHSFSMASEAQTAFEALLTPGGGEKDGHRA; via the coding sequence ATGCCGCGCACCACCGCCCCCGATGTCGCCGCCGCCAAGGGCGTTCGCAAAATCGTCATGCTGGCCGCCTATGATTTCACTTCGGCCCGGCTGGCCGAAGCGGCCGGAGTGGACGTGATTCTCGTGGGCGATTCCCTAGCCATGGTGGTCCTTGGCCACGACGACACACTCTCGGTCACCATGGAGGAGATGCTCCACCATGTCCGGGCCGTGGCCCGAGGGGCCGGGACCGCCCTGGTGGTGGCGGATATGCCCTTTATGTCGTACCAAGCGTCTGTGGAGATGGCCGTGACCAATGCCGGGCGCTTTCTCAAGGAAGGCCGGGCCGGCGCGGTCAAGGTCGAGGGTGGACGCGCCATCGTGCCCCAGGTGCGGGCCATGGTCGCCGCCGGCATTCCGGTGCTTGGGCATGTGGGCCTGACCCCACAGCATGTGGCGGCCCTTGGCGGATTCAAGGTCCAGTCCAAGACGGCCGAGGCCGCTGCGGAGTTGGTCGCCGACGCGGCGGCCCTGGCCGAGGCCGGGTGTTTCGCCGTGGTGCTGGAGTGCATCCCCGCGCCCGTGGCCGCCGCCGTGACCCGGACAGTGCCCATCCCCACCATTGGCATCGGCGCTGGGCCGGACTGCGACGGCCAAGTGCTGGTCTTCCACGACGTGTTGGGACTCTACGACCGGATGCGCCCGCGTTTCGTCAAGCAATTCGGCGAATTGGGCAAACAGGCCGTGACGGCGTTGACGGGCTACGCCGAGGCGGTTAGAAATTCAGATTTTCCGGGGGCGGAACACAGTTTTTCCATGGCGTCCGAAGCCCAGACCGCTTTCGAAGCCCTTCTCACGCCGGGTGGGGGCGAAAAAGACGGGCACAGAGCCTGA
- a CDS encoding response regulator, whose translation MKNKQYDDDVREFIALQNGVFLVVSTDAVFNKNLRSTLLRHLTIKDECVHNIAVTEQIPKHIKQLRAKNHKIVVFIERELNGRNTSDVIRYLKNDFSSDLYVVVLTTEVERDKLVLLHELGADNIITKPISADTLIEKIAFTVKPRGQIGELMDQGRQCLEMGDALEAAKIAKQVLEAKANSPSGLLLMGDALRALGKKDEALRAYTQAEKGARLFLDPLKKIAELHHEQGNTTEELKFLERLDKLSPLNVERKVDIGAGYVKLGEPEKAKAAFDMAVRIATKEALDAVSRVTQSIAARCMESAPELSEQYLRQSLNTRKNMLDRSDIETFNRLGLMLRRQGKWQEAITEYRKALKISPDDPGLYYNISMAYTEGRQYIEAYQFLDRALSLNPELWKNGEAVCYNIATVYRRYGKKDPAVDYLKKALELNPGYEKAKALLLEMGAGR comes from the coding sequence ATGAAAAACAAGCAGTATGACGATGACGTACGAGAATTTATCGCCCTGCAAAACGGCGTGTTTCTCGTCGTCAGCACCGATGCCGTCTTCAACAAGAATCTGCGCAGCACCCTGCTTCGCCATCTCACCATCAAGGACGAGTGCGTCCACAACATTGCCGTCACCGAACAAATCCCCAAGCACATCAAGCAACTGCGTGCCAAAAACCACAAAATCGTCGTCTTCATCGAACGCGAATTAAACGGCCGCAACACGTCCGACGTCATCCGCTACCTGAAAAACGATTTTTCCAGCGACCTCTATGTCGTGGTGCTGACCACCGAGGTCGAGCGCGACAAGCTCGTCCTGCTCCACGAACTCGGCGCGGACAACATCATCACCAAGCCCATTTCGGCCGATACGCTCATTGAAAAGATCGCTTTCACGGTCAAGCCCCGGGGACAGATCGGCGAACTCATGGACCAGGGCCGGCAATGCCTGGAAATGGGCGACGCCCTGGAAGCGGCCAAGATCGCCAAGCAGGTGCTTGAAGCCAAGGCCAACAGCCCTTCGGGCCTGCTCCTCATGGGCGACGCGTTGCGGGCGCTGGGCAAAAAGGACGAGGCCCTTCGGGCCTACACCCAGGCCGAAAAAGGTGCGCGCCTGTTTCTTGATCCCCTCAAAAAAATCGCCGAACTCCACCACGAGCAAGGCAATACCACCGAGGAACTCAAGTTCCTGGAACGTCTGGACAAGCTCTCGCCGCTTAACGTCGAACGCAAGGTCGACATCGGCGCGGGCTACGTCAAGCTCGGGGAACCTGAAAAAGCCAAGGCGGCATTCGACATGGCCGTGCGCATCGCCACCAAGGAAGCCCTGGACGCCGTCAGCCGGGTCACCCAGTCCATCGCCGCCCGTTGCATGGAGTCCGCTCCCGAACTGTCCGAGCAGTACCTGCGACAATCGCTCAATACCCGCAAGAACATGCTCGACCGCTCGGACATCGAGACCTTCAACCGACTAGGGCTGATGCTGCGCCGCCAGGGCAAGTGGCAGGAAGCCATCACGGAATACCGCAAGGCCCTCAAGATTTCCCCTGATGATCCTGGGCTTTATTACAACATCTCCATGGCCTACACCGAGGGCCGCCAGTACATTGAAGCCTACCAGTTCCTGGACCGGGCCTTGTCGCTCAATCCGGAACTGTGGAAAAACGGCGAGGCCGTGTGCTACAACATCGCCACCGTCTACCGCCGCTACGGCAAGAAAGACCCGGCCGTCGATTATCTGAAAAAAGCCTTGGAACTTAATCCGGGCTACGAAAAAGCCAAGGCCCTGCTGTTGGAAATGGGAGCCGGGCGCTAA
- the lgt gene encoding prolipoprotein diacylglyceryl transferase: MFVHPQFDPVAVSLGPLSIRWYGLMYLIGFAAAWLLGRYRASRPGSGWTPLQVDDLVTYMVLGVVVGGRLGYMLFYDLPAFLANPLSLVQVWQGGMSFHGGFLGVLAVVWFFGRKTGKGFWGVADFTAPLAPFGLFAGRIGNFINGELWGKATDLPWGVVFPDPRAGGVPRHPSQLYEALLEGAALFLIVWLYSSKKRQSGAVSGVFCVCYGLFRFAVELVRLPDPQLGYLAFGWLTMGQLLSLPVIVFGLWLLARRAPDQNASQ; this comes from the coding sequence ATGTTCGTGCATCCCCAGTTCGATCCCGTGGCCGTCAGCCTCGGCCCCTTGTCCATCCGCTGGTACGGCCTCATGTACTTGATCGGCTTCGCCGCGGCCTGGCTGCTCGGGCGCTATCGGGCCTCGCGCCCGGGTTCGGGCTGGACGCCGCTGCAGGTCGACGATCTCGTCACCTACATGGTCCTTGGCGTGGTCGTCGGCGGCCGGCTGGGCTACATGCTGTTTTACGATCTGCCGGCCTTTCTGGCCAATCCCCTGAGCCTGGTCCAGGTCTGGCAAGGGGGGATGTCCTTTCACGGCGGCTTTCTCGGCGTGCTGGCGGTGGTGTGGTTTTTTGGACGAAAAACCGGCAAGGGCTTCTGGGGCGTGGCCGACTTTACCGCTCCCTTGGCTCCGTTCGGACTTTTTGCCGGCCGTATCGGCAACTTCATCAACGGCGAGCTGTGGGGCAAAGCCACTGACCTGCCCTGGGGCGTGGTGTTCCCCGATCCTCGGGCCGGCGGCGTGCCGCGCCATCCCTCCCAGCTCTACGAAGCGCTGCTCGAAGGCGCGGCGCTGTTTCTCATCGTCTGGCTCTATTCCAGCAAAAAGCGCCAATCCGGCGCGGTCAGCGGCGTGTTTTGCGTCTGCTACGGCCTGTTCCGCTTCGCCGTGGAGTTGGTGCGCCTGCCCGATCCCCAACTCGGCTACCTGGCCTTTGGCTGGCTGACCATGGGGCAGCTTCTCAGCCTTCCGGTCATCGTTTTCGGGCTGTGGCTCCTCGCCCGTCGGGCCCCGGACCAAAACGCCTCACAGTAA
- a CDS encoding glutaminyl-peptide cyclotransferase, with the protein MSWIIKRLALGGAAILAFLIFLPVLSDAAPVLPVVVKARLPHDPSAFTQGLLYSDGVFYESTGLYGRSSLRRVDPATGQVLARRELPRELFGEGLALSGGSLYQLTWREGRVLLADPSDLSSRGELALPTEGWGACGLDGRLVVSDGSDQLFFYDPKTMAALGSVAVTDDGRPVSRLNELETVAGRIWANVWGDTRIAVIDPATGQVAAWVDCSGLRPGTVAVDFENVLNGIAHDPATGRVWVTGKRWPEINEIAVPGLPTGGSPLSGLGGGAKP; encoded by the coding sequence ATGTCCTGGATTATTAAACGGCTGGCTCTTGGCGGGGCGGCCATATTGGCCTTTCTCATATTCTTGCCGGTCTTGTCCGACGCTGCCCCGGTGCTGCCTGTCGTGGTCAAGGCCCGGCTGCCCCATGATCCGAGCGCCTTCACCCAGGGCCTTCTCTACAGCGACGGCGTGTTTTACGAGAGCACCGGACTCTACGGCCGTTCCAGCCTGCGCCGGGTCGATCCGGCCACGGGACAGGTCCTTGCCCGGCGCGAACTGCCTCGCGAGCTTTTCGGCGAGGGCCTGGCCCTGAGCGGCGGTTCCCTGTACCAACTCACCTGGCGGGAAGGGCGGGTGCTTCTGGCCGACCCCTCCGATCTCTCGTCCCGGGGCGAGCTGGCCCTGCCCACCGAAGGCTGGGGCGCGTGCGGCCTGGATGGCCGGCTCGTGGTCAGCGACGGCTCGGACCAGCTGTTTTTTTACGATCCCAAGACCATGGCCGCCCTGGGATCGGTCGCCGTCACCGACGATGGCCGGCCCGTTTCCCGGCTCAATGAACTGGAAACCGTGGCCGGCCGCATTTGGGCCAACGTCTGGGGCGACACCCGTATCGCCGTCATCGACCCGGCCACGGGACAGGTCGCGGCCTGGGTGGATTGTTCGGGATTGCGTCCTGGGACGGTGGCCGTGGATTTCGAGAACGTGCTTAATGGCATCGCCCACGATCCGGCCACGGGCCGGGTCTGGGTCACGGGCAAGCGTTGGCCCGAAATAAATGAAATCGCCGTGCCGGGACTGCCCACGGGCGGGTCTCCCCTGTCGGGGCTTGGCGGCGGAGCAAAACCATGA